One Mesoplodon densirostris isolate mMesDen1 chromosome X, mMesDen1 primary haplotype, whole genome shotgun sequence genomic region harbors:
- the MTCP1 gene encoding protein p13 MTCP-1, with amino-acid sequence MAGEDVGAPPDHLWVHQEGIYRDEHQRTWVAVLEEETSFLRARVQQVQVPLGDAARPSHLLTSQLPLMWQLYPEERYMDNNSRLWQIQHHLMVRGVQELLLKLLPDD; translated from the exons ATGGCAGGAGAGGATGTGGGGGCTCCACCCGATCACCTCTGGGTTCACCAAGAGGGTATCTACCGCGACGAACACCAGCGCACGTGGGTGGCCGTCCTGGAAGAG GAGACGAGTTTCCTAAGGGCACGAGTTCAGCAAGTTCAGGTTCCTTTAGGTGACGCAGCCAGGCCAAGTCACCTTCTCACCTCCCAGCTACCTCTCATGTGGCAACTCTACCCCGAGGAGCGCTACATGGATAACAACTCTCGCTTGTGGCAGATCCAGCATCATTTAATG gTCAGGGGAGTACAGGAGCTGTTGCTTAAGCTTTTGCCTGATGATTAA